The following coding sequences lie in one Trypanosoma brucei gambiense DAL972 chromosome 7, complete sequence genomic window:
- a CDS encoding carnitine O-palmitoyltransferase II, putative has product MRLSPVCWRLEELKDFTDWSLWGPLVQRVSTGVCTDCTALHTSVLPTRHLQRSLFRLPVPKLEKTCARYLEAVKPLVPPKQYDFTAKVVQEFEANEGIVLQDELVRTNKANRHTSYVSADWCDRYLMDRTPLPINRNPCLVTRRDADKQDMLTRATFWISSSVIFQQKYLDNTLQPDIYYSAPPNHYCRSDWFQRTVALSPEYVSAKVMSVGSNFHAFPLDMSRYDYLMCSTRVPGVLRDEIKAVGFAQHIIVLYRGQQYVVTVADKDCRPLPDEQIYARLKAIADLNAAPPDIDVGIFTSMDRTSWHAVRLSMARHQVNQQNLELLDSALFVVCLDDDVVVDYLKPGGATGATRSMLAKEKNRWFDKSISIIVTKDGALGVSFEHSWGDGLVVKRYVEDVFNHSIMRSSKDMPRDVSPTEPVRQLKWCLPPELQHQALKAKTRMSGEMRRLDFCTSLLPGTGFNDPLLRNLHIGLDGLMQVAMQLAWWRLNKSTVSTYESCSTAAYLRGRTDCIRPATIESQAFTMLMDSPGVPISEKRDAFLCAVKKHRTNVKNTRTGQGVDCHLFALSKVAERRNPQRVPLLFSDPSYATLTSNILSTSSLFSNAVVGGGFGPVSAGYGVGYAAGPECLLFNVSCWKECGPIHSAEEFSRAICTAVVDCYNMLED; this is encoded by the coding sequence ATGCGCCTTTCCCCTGTTTGCTGGCGCTTAGAGGAGTTAAAAGATTTTACAGATTGGAGCCTCTGGGGACCACTGGTGCAGCGCGTCTCAACTGGCGTTTGCACGGACTGCACGGCACTCCATACATCTGTTCTTCCAACTAGGCATCTGCAGCGCAGTCTATTTCGTCTTCCAGTGCCAAAGCTGGAGAAAACATGCGCCAGGTACCTTGAAGCTGTAAAGCCCCTTGTGCCACCCAAACAGTATGACTTCACAGCCAAGGTGGTGCAGGAGTTTGAAGCCAATGAAGGTATAGTTCTGCAGGATGAGTTGGTGCGAACTAACAAGGCAAACAGGCACACTTCATACGTATCAGCTGATTGGTGCGACCGCTACCTTATGGACCGAACGCCTCTTCCAATCAATCGTAATCCATGCCTCGTTACACGACGGGATGCAGATAAGCAGGATATGCTTACGCGAGCAACGTTTTGGATATCCAGCAGTGTTATTTTCCAGCAGAAATATCTTGATAACACTTTGCAACCAGATATATATTACTCTGCACCACCAAACCATTACTGTCGAAGCGACTGGTTTCAGCGCACAGTGGCGTTATCTCCTGAATATGTCTCTGCCAAAGTTATGAGTGTTGGCTCTAACTTCCATGCATTTCCGCTTGACATGTCACGGTACGACTACCTAATGTGCTCTACGCGCGTGCCAGGAGTCCTCCGGGATGAGATTAAGGCAGTTGGGTTCGCACAGCATATTATTGTGCTGTACCGTGGTCAGCAGTACGTTGTAACAGTCGCGGACAAGGATTGTCGACCGCTTCCAGACGAACAAATATATGCACGGCTCAAGGCGATCGCCGATTTGAACGCCGCGCCGCCGGATATTGATGTTGGCATTTTTACATCGATGGATCGGACGTCGTGGCATGCGGTGCGTTTGTCAATGGCACGCCACCAAGTCAATCAACAGAACCTTGAGTTGCTTGACTCTGCCCTGTTCGTGGTGTGCCTCGATGACGATGTGGTGGTGGATTACCTCAAACCTGGAGGGGCCACGGGAGCCACACGTTCCATGTTggcgaaggaaaagaatcGTTGGTTTGATAAGAGCATTAGCATAATTGTTACGAAGGACGGTGCGTTAGGAGTTAGCTTTGAACATAGTTGGGGTGACGGCTTAGTCGTAAAGCGGTACGTTGAGGATGTGTTTAATCACTCCATCATGCGCTCTAGCAAGGATATGCCAAGGGACGTTTCGCCAACGGAGCCAGTGCGCCAACTTAAATGGTGTCTCCCGCCCGAGTTGCAGCATCAGGCTTTAAAGGCGAAGACGAGAATGAGTGGGGAAATGCGGCGGCTTGATTTTTGCACTTCGCTGCTACCCGGGACAGGCTTTAACGACCCATTGCTGCGCAATTTGCACATTGGTTTGGATGGACTAATGCAAGTGGCGATGCAACTTGCATGGTGGAGGCTTAACAAAAGCACAGTCAGTACATATGAAAGTTGCAGTACAGCAGCCTATCTGCGCGGCCGAACGGATTGCATTCGGCCGGCTACAATTGAGAGTCAGGCGTTTACGATGTTGATGGACTCACCGGGAGTTCCAATTagtgaaaaaagagatgCGTTTTTGTGTGCAGTGAAAAAGCACAGGACTAACGTTAAGAATACCCGCACAGGTCAAGGTGTGGATTGCCACTTATTCGCCTTAAGTAAGGTAGCAGAGCGCCGTAACCCACAGCGTGTTCCACTACTTTTCAGTGACCCTTCATACGCGACACTCACGAGTAACATTCTGAGCACTTCGTCACTTTTTTCAaatgctgttgttggtggAGGCTTTGGGCCTGTTAGTGCTGGGTACGGTGTGGGCTATGCAGCGGGACCGGAGTGTTTACTGTTTAACGTGTCGTGCTGGAAGGAGTGTGGGCCCATACACTCCGCCGAGGAATTCTCGCGAGCAATATgtactgctgttgttgattgCTACAATATGCTCGAAGATTAG
- a CDS encoding DNA primase small subunit, putative: MIDETSLREFYEFVYPVDLVVQWLSYNLQHADKIISSSPGSVANGNDPKVLPSTGEDVTEGGRGSTSSADGYLARREFCFTLLGDIFTRFRSYSSVTELRRELIRSFPEKIDVGAVYNIRPNQKQKVGTIVPVERELVFDIDMSDYDNSRSCCTGKSICRWCWTWMSCAAAVLRKVLEDDFGFRYLFPVFSGRRGIHLWVCDKRACKMHDDERSALVSYLTVVVPKASQHAVVADFVNGKPIHPTIQHVQATVLDPSFTSLFLNSTPENPNRVTHPKGARIVYKAIVSALKMGTRRDVEQRFLRNVPFEEGNILDWTYVLRTLGDAATNVIAAAQILLMYPRLDEHVSTRRDHLLKLPFCVHPATGSLCCPLEWDNVPTFDPVSDPPKLQDMLLHRHMDEKWLAPLQRMLQEMGRDPAEER, from the coding sequence ATGATAGACGAAACATCGCTACGAGAATTCTACGAATTCGTATATCCCGTAGACCTTGTGGTGCAGTGGTTGTCATATAACCTTCAACATGCGGACAAGATCATCTCTTCCTCACCAGGTAGCGTTGCAAACGGTAACGATCCTAAGGTGTTGCCATCAACGGGGGAGGATGTTACTGAAGGGGGCCGGGGAAGTACTAGTAGTGCAGATGGATATTTGGCGCGCCGCGAATTCTGTTTCACTTTACTGGGAGATATTTTCACACGCTTTAGGAGTTACAGTAGTGTAACGGAACTTCGTCGTGAGCTCATCCGTTCGTTTCCGGAGAAAATTGACGTCGGGGCCGTCTACAACATTCGTCCAAACCAAAAGCAGAAAGTGGGGACAATTGTTCCGGTGGAGCGTGAGCTCGTGTTTGATATCGATATGAGCGACTACGACAATTCTCGTTCTTGTTGTACTGGAAAATCTATATGCCGGTGGTGCTGGACGTGGATGTCGTGTGCCGCAGCTGTGTTGCGGAAGGTGCTGGAGGATGATTTTGGGTTCCGGTATCTGTTTCCTGTGTTCTCTGGTCGCCGTGGAATTCATCTTTGGGTGTGTGATAAGCGTGCGTGCAAAATGCACGATGACGAGCGGTCAGCTCTTGTATCTTACCTTACCGTTGTTGTGCCCAAAGCATCACAGCACGCAGTCGTGGCAGACTTTGTAAACGGCAAACCTATTCATCCCACCATCCAACATGTGCAGGCCACAGTACTTGATCCATCCTTCACATCGCTGTTTCTCAACTCTACTCCGGAAAATCCAAACCGCGTTACTCACCCGAAGGGTGCTCGAATTGTCTACAAGGCGATTGTTTCGGCACTAAAAATGGGCACACGCCGCGATGTCGAACAGCGTTTTTTGCGGAACGTACCATTTGAGGAGGGGAATATCCTCGACTGGACATATGTTCTGCGGACACTTGGAGACGCGGCGACGAATGTGATCGCTGCTGCCCAAATTCTACTCATGTACCCCCGGTTGGATGAGCACGTGAGTACGCGCCGTGACCACTTGTTGAAGCTACCCTTTTGTGTACACCCTGCTACGGGTTCGTTGTGCTGCCCATTGGAGTGGGATAACGTGCCAACATTCGACCCTGTAAGTGATCCACCCAAACTGCAGGATATGTTACTGCACCGTCATATGGATGAAAAGTGGTTGGCGCCTTTACAGCGTATGCTGCAGGAAATGGGGCGAGATCCTGCAGAGGAGAGATAG
- a CDS encoding 40S ribosomal protein S15, putative: protein MASNITQERYDQLKKERTFHKFTYRGHEIDPLLALTEEEFKALVHARARRRMNRHADRRAPVLLKRLREAKKNVKAGEKPKAVKTHLRDVVITPEMVGSVVGIYNGRQFNAVEIKGEMIGHYLGEFSLTYKPVAHGRPGFGATHSSRFIPLK from the coding sequence ATGGCGTCGAACATTACACAGGAGCGGTACGACCAGCTGAAGAAGGAGCGTACCTTCCACAAATTCACGTACCGTGGCCACGAAATCGACCCACTACTTGCGCTCACTGAGGAGGAGTTCAAGGCACTTGTGCATGCTCGCGCCCGTAGACGCATGAACCGCCACGCGGACCGTCGCGCCCCTGTGCTTTTGAAGCGCCTGCGTGAGGCGAAGAAGAACGTGAAGGCCGGTGAGAAACCAAAAGCTGTGAAGACACACCTTCGTGATGTTGTGATCACGCCTGAGATGGTGGGTTCTGTTGTGGGAATCTACAATGGTCGCCAGTTTAATGCGGTGGAGATCAAGGGTGAGATGATTGGCCATTATCTTGGAGAGTTCTCGCTGACGTACAAACCTGTCGCTCACGGCCGCCCCGGTTTTGGTGCGACTCACTCTTCTCGTTTCATTCCCCTCAAGTAG
- a CDS encoding N-acetyltransferase, putative, whose protein sequence is MPKKGKKNATKNNVKDVDIDALVAAIEGTSVPSKNSKEGMTRKQAMALEEKQMEEVLTKPVAAAQPLVDEHRLRMSLLAERLMHEKAIRDAEVVKALVPLKEEEKAWQKVSDNKYIRYEQFDGDEEVMNFIVQLFTKELTEPYSSFTYEYFIFGWPDLTIVAYGYDGEDVPDASVKGKRVGAVVSRVSRKRIDSPLRGYVAMFAVIPEFRGFRLGSRLVTLTIELMREKGCDEVYLETPTNNERALSLYLNLGFAKSKFLPRYYLDHSDAVRLKLWLKDPPFCTPVQPATPAVAVAAAVSPSTSTSTI, encoded by the coding sequence ATgccaaaaaaagggaaaaagaatgcGACGAAGAACAACGTCAAGGATGTGGATATTGATGCTTTAGTGGCTGCAATTGAGGGCACTTCTGTACCATCGAAAAACTCGAAGGAGGGAATGACTCGGAAGCAGGCCATGGCCCTGGAGGAGAAGCAAATGGAGGAAGTGCTTACGAAACCCGTGGCTGCAGCTCAACCGCTTGTCGATGAGCATCGTCTACGGATGTCGCTCCTAGCGGAGCGGCTGATGCACGAGAAGGCAATACGTGATGCCGAGGTGGTAAAAGCCCTCGTGCCattgaaagaggaggagaaggccTGGCAAAAGGTTTCAGACAACAAGTATATTCGCTATGAACAATTCGATGGTGACGAAGAGGTGATGAATTTTATCGTACAACTGTTCACAAAGGAGTTGACAGAGCCTTACAGCAGCTTCACATATGagtattttattttcggATGGCCTGATTTAACAATTGTTGCGTACGGTTACGACGGTGAGGACGTGCCTGACGCGTCCGTGAAAGGCAAACGTGTAGGGGCTGTAGTTTCTCGTGTGTCGCGCAAGCGCATCGACAGTCCGCTGCGCGGTTACGTAGCTATGTTCGCCGTTATCCCCGAGTTCCGTGGTTTCCGGCTTGGGAGCCGGCTGGTTACGCTCACTATTGAGCTCATGAGGGAAAAAGGGTGTGATGAAGTTTACCTGGAAACTCCGACAAACAACGAACGTGCTCTTTCATTGTACTTGAATTTGGGATTCGCAAAGTCTAAATTTCTGCCGCGCTACTACCTTGATCATTCCGACGCCGTCCGTTTGAAGTTGTGGTTGAAGGATCCCCCGTTCTGTACTCCTGTGCAACCCGCTACTCCGGCTGTAGCTGTGGCTGCCGCTGTTTCTCCTTCTACCTCTACTTCTACTATCTGA
- a CDS encoding 40S ribosomal protein S15, putative, producing the protein MYICSLHYYNVYFSHPRQEAMASNITQERYDQLKKERTFHKFTYRGHEIDPLLALTEEEFKALVHARARRRMNRHADRRAPVLLKRLREAKKNVKAGEKPKAVKTHLRDVVITPEMVGSVVGIYNGRQFNAVEIKGEMIGHYLGEFSLTYKPVAHGRPGFGATHSSRFIPLK; encoded by the coding sequence atgtatatatgttccCTCCACTACTACAACGTTTATTTTAGTCATCCTAGGCAAGAAGCGATGGCGTCGAACATTACACAGGAGCGGTACGACCAGCTGAAGAAGGAGCGTACCTTCCACAAATTCACGTACCGTGGCCACGAAATCGACCCACTACTTGCGCTCACTGAGGAGGAGTTCAAGGCACTTGTGCATGCTCGCGCCCGTAGACGCATGAACCGCCACGCGGACCGTCGCGCCCCTGTGCTTTTGAAGCGCCTGCGTGAGGCGAAGAAGAACGTGAAGGCCGGTGAGAAACCAAAAGCTGTGAAGACACACCTTCGTGATGTTGTGATCACGCCTGAGATGGTGGGTTCTGTTGTGGGAATCTACAATGGTCGCCAGTTTAATGCGGTGGAGATCAAGGGTGAGATGATTGGCCATTATCTTGGAGAGTTCTCGCTGACGTACAAACCTGTCGCTCACGGCCGCCCCGGTTTTGGTGCGACTCACTCTTCTCGTTTCATTCCCCTCAAGTAG